Proteins from a single region of Rana temporaria chromosome 5, aRanTem1.1, whole genome shotgun sequence:
- the PRR15 gene encoding proline-rich protein 15, which translates to MAESATGKSNTSNWWKSLTVRKKPKEISVYSNSESSEDKSWGISSGSRENQHPNSIPSGATEPISDAKSDKSYGANTGRRNLKISRSGRFKEKRKVRATLPESSKFFQENPSSHTNDERQ; encoded by the coding sequence ATGGCAGAAAGCGCTACAGGAAAGAGTAATACCAGCAATTGGTGGAAATCACTGACTGTTCGTAAAAAGCCCAAGGAAATTTCTGTCTATAGTAATTCTGAAAGTTCTGAGGACAAATCATGGGGAATTAGTAGTGGCTCTAGAGAAAACCAACATCCTAATTCCATTCCTAGTGGAGCTACAGAACCTATAAGTGATGCCAAGTCAGATAAATCATATGGAGCTAACACTGGCAGAAGGAACTTGAAGATTTCTCGCTCTGGGCGTTTCAAGGAGAAGCGGAAAGTTCGTGCCACTCTACCAGAGAGTTCCAAGTTCTTCCAGGAAAACCCATCCTCTCATACAAATGATGAGAGGCAATGA